The window CGTCGCCGAACTGGGTGAGCACCTCCATGTTGCCGGTGTCGGGTGCCGCGCAGTTCAGTGCGGTGGGCGCCAACTGCGGGGACCGGCCGGTGATTTCGGCGAGGGGCGCGTACTGGAGGTTGGTCAGCCCGGCCCCGTACTCGGAGTCGGGGAGGAAGAGGTTCCACAGGCCCTGTCGGCGGGCCTCGGCCTTCAACTCCTGGACCACGGCCGGGGTGTCCCACGGAGAGGCGAGCCGCTCGCGCTGCTCGTGCGCGACCGCCTCCGCCGGATAGACGTACTCGTCCATGAAGGCGAGCAGCCTGGCCCGCAGTTCCTCGGTGCGTGCGTCGTATGCGAAGTCCATGGCCGGTCAGCCTTCCTGAAGAGTGGTCAGGCCGTGCTCGATGAACACGGGGACCAGGTCGCCGATGCGGTCGAAGCCCGCGCCGACGGTCTGGCCGAGCGTGTAGCGGTAGTGGATGCCCTCCAGGATCACGGCGAGCTTGAACCACGCGAACGCCGTGTACCAGGCGACGGCGGACACGTCGCGCCCCGAGCGCGCGGCGTACCGCTCGATCAGCTCGGCCGGCTCCGGGTGCCCGGCGGCCGTGGCGGTCGTGGAGACGGGCGAGTCGGGCAGCCCCAGCGGCATGCTGTACATGACCAGCAGGCCCAGGTCGGTGAGCGGATCGCCCAGCGTGGACATCTCCCAGTCGAGGATCGCCTTGATCTCGTCGTCCTCGCCGATCAGCACGTTGTCGAGGCGGTAGTCGCCGTGCACCACGGTGGCCGTGGGGGAGTGCGGCAGGTCGCGCCCCAGTGCCGCGTGCAGCTCGTCGATCCCGGCCAGCTCACGGTTGCGGGAGGCGTCCAACTGCTTGCCCCAGCGCCGCAGTTGCCGGTCGAGGAAGCCCTCGGGCCGGCCGAAGTCGGCGAGGCCCACCTCGGCGGGGTCCACCGCGTGCAGTTCGACCAGCGTGTCGACGAGCCCCAGCACCGCGCCGCGTGTGCGCTCCGGGCCGAGCGGCGCGAGCTGCTCGGCGGTCCGGTAGGGCGTGCCCTCCACGAAGTCCATGACGTAGAAGGGCGCGCCCAGCACGTCCACGTCCTCGCACAGCAGGCGCGTACGCGGCACGGGCACGGCCGTCGGGTGCAGCGCGCTGATCACCCGGTGCTCGCGCTTCATGTCGTGCGCGGTCGCCAGTACGTGGCCCAGCGGCGGCCGCCGTACGACCCACTTGGCGGTGCCGTCCGTCACCGCGTACGTGAGGTTCGACCGTCCGCCCTCGATCAGCCGGCCGGTCAGGGGGCCGTGGACCAGCCCGGGCCGCTCGCCGTCGAGCAGGCGGCGCAGCCGGTCGAGATCGAGACCCGGCGGGTGGTCTGCGCTCATCGTGTTTCCTCCGTACACCGGACATCAGGGCTCCCCATATGATGCCGACCGGTCGGTATGCCGTCCAGTGCGGGGACGAAACGTGATCGGCGTCTCGGTCGCGAAGAACCCCCCGAACCGTGACGGCTCGGAGGGTTCCGTTGATCCGCGCCCTGCGCCCGCTCAAGCGGACTGGGCGAAGTGCGGTGCGGTGTGCCGGTGCCCCGAAGGGGCGCGGGGAACGGTGCGACCAGCCACGACGGGCCCGCAGTCGATGCACCGGACCTCCAGCGGGGCGCTCAGTGGTCGTCCCAGTGCCCGTCGTGCCGGGCGTGGCGATGACCGTCATGAACGTAGTCCACGTGGTCGCCGTGCGTCACGGCCGGGTGCCCGCAGGCGTCGCCGTGCTCGTGGCCGTGCCCGTCGTGGGCGACGTGGCCGCCCGGTTCGCACTCGTCCCAGTGCTCCGAGTGCTCGCGGTGCAGATGCCCGTCGTGCGCGTAGTCGACGTGGTCGCCGTGCGGTACCTCGGTGTGCCCGCAGCCGGGGCCGTGGGCGTGCTCGTGCGAGGTGTGTTCCTGGTGGAGGGTGGTCATGGTGCTCACCTTCGGAGGTGCGGAGTGTGACGCCGGGCAGGCTAGCCACATGTACAGCAACATATCCGCCCAAACCGGATCGTGCGGTGTCGTGGTTTCCCCGGAGGGACACAGGCGGTCCGGGACATCACAGGACGAGGGCCACGGCGCAGAGGGCCAGGGCGATCGTGCACAGGGCCGCGGTGCTCGCGTGCCTCGGCGTGAACGCCGCCGGCGGTACGCCCTCGGACAGGGTGCGGATCCGCCGGTGCGCCACGGCGAGGAACCCCAGCCACAGCCCGCAGCACAGCGCGCACACCACGATCGCCGTCGCGCTCGGCCCCTCGTGCAGGGCGGACTTCCCGGCGAGGACGGCGACCACGGTCGCCGCGAGGGTGGTACGCCGCCAGGCCAGGCGCGTCCGCTCCGGCTGGAGTCCGGGGTCCCGGCCCCCGGACTCCAGGGGGCCGGCCGTCACCCCTCCCACCCGACCAGCACGACCACGATCATCGCGACGGCCACCAGGGCCACTCCGATGCTCAGCAGCGCCGGGAAACGGGACACCGGCAGGTCCTCGCCCCGGCGCATCGCGCGCTCGCAGCGGACCCAGTGGTTCACCGAGCGCAGCGCGCACAGCACCCCGGCGGCCAGCAGCCCGAGCGCCAGCCCGGCCCGCCACGCCCACCGCAGATCGGGCAGGAACTGGTCCACGGCGAAGCCGCCGCCGATCAGGGCCAGCGAGGTCCGCAGCCACGCCAGGAACGTCCGCTCGTTCGCCAGCGAGAACCGGTAGTCGGGGGTGCCGCCCTCCTCCTTGATCCGCTCGGGCGCGAACCACAGCCGGACGGTCTGCACGAAATGGATCACATCGGCGACCCTACCGGGGGCCGCGGACCCCTCGGGGGCGCGGGGAACCACGCGACCATCCCCCGCTCAGGCGCGGACGCCGCTCAGCCCGTCTCCCGCAGAGCCCGCAGCCGCTCGTACGCGGCCAGCCCGTCCGGCACCCATTCCCACTCCGTCAGCCGCTCCCGCACCTCGGCCTCCGGCAGGAACGCGTGCCAGGCGACCTCCTCCACCTGGGGACTCACCGGCACCGGGCACCGCACCTCGTACACGGCCGACCACCAGCTCCTCCCGGCGCCGTCCTCGTACAGGAACTTGAACAGGAACTCCGGACGGGCGAGTCCCCGGACACCGAGTTCCTCCTCGGCCTCCCGCAGGGCCGCGTCGTCGTAGCTCTCGCCCGCGCCGACGACCCCGCCCACGAACATGTCGTACAGGGAGGGGAAGACCAGCTTGTCCGGCGTGCGCCGGTGCACGAAGAGCCGCCCGGCCGCGTCCTTGACCTGGATGAACGCGCATCGATGCCGCAGCCCGCGCGCGTACACGTCCCCGCGCCGGGCCCGGCCCACCACCACGTCGTGCTCGTCGACGACGTCGAGAATCTCGTCAGCGGAACTCATCCGGCCATCAAAGCAGCAGGCGCGGCGCGGCACGCCGCACGTCAGCGCGGCTGCAGCCCCCGCAGCCGCTGCCCGGAGACGGTGCCGCTCGGCATCGCGGGGGTGCGGTCCGAGCAGCACGACGCACACCACGATCCCGGCGAGCCCTGAGGCCTCCCGGGCCGGCGCCCTGGAACCCGGCAGTTGACGGGGTCACTCCGGTGCCCAAGGATCTGACCGACCGGTAACAAGGCCTAGGAGGACCTGCTCATGGCGTACGACGCAGACGTGATCGTGATCGGAGCGGGCCTCGCGGGGCTCGCGGCGACTGCGGAGCTCGTCGATGCGGGGCGCAAGGTGATCCTCCTCGACCAGGAGCCGGAGCAGTCGATCGGCGGCCAGGCGCACTGGTCGTTCGGCGGCCTGTTCTTCGTGAACTCCCCCGAGCAGCGCCGGATGCGCATCAAGGACAGCCACGCGCTGGCCCTCCAGGACTGGATGGGCACCGCCGGGTTCGACCGCGCGGAGGACCACTGGCCCCGCAGGTGGGCCGAGGCCTACGTCGACTTCGCGGCCGGCGAGAAGCGGAGCTGGCTGCACAAGCAGGGCGTCCGCTGGTTCCCGGTGGTCGGCTGGGCCGAGCGTGGCGGCTACGACGCCAACGGCCACGGCAACTCCGTGCCGCGCTTCCACATCACCTGGGGCACGGGCCCCGGTCTCGTCGCCCCCTTCGAGCGCCGGGTCCGCGAGGGCGTCGCGCGGGGCCTCGTACAGCTCAAGTTCCGCCACCGGGTCACGGGCCTGTCCCGCAGCGCGGGCACCGTCGACACCGTGAGCGGGGAGGTCCTGGAGCCGTCGGGCGTCGAGCGGGGCAGGGCCAGCAGCCGCACCGTCGCCGGCGCCTTCGAGTTCCGGGCGCAGGCGGTGATCGTCACCTCGGGCGGCATCGGCGGCAACCACGAGCTCGTCCGCGCCAACTGGCCGGAGCGGCTGGGGAATCCGCCCGAGCGGATGATCTCCGGCGTGCCCGCGCACGTGGACGGCGAGATGCTCGCCATCGCGGAGGGCTCCGGCGCCCGTCTGATCAACCGCGACCGCATGTGGCACTACACCGAGGGCATCCAGAACTGGAACCCCATCTGGGAGAACCACGGCATCCGCATCCTGCCCGGCCCGTCGTCCCTGTGGCTGGACGCCCGCGGCAACCGGCTGCCCGTACCGCTGTTCCCGGGCTTCGACACGCTCGGCACGCTCGAGCACATCATGCGGACCGGGTACGACTACACGTGGTTCGTGCTCGACCAGAAGATCATCGGCAAGGAGTTCGCGCTCTCCGGATCCGAGCAGAACCCCGACCTCACCGGCAAGTCCGTCAAGGGCGTCTTCCAGCGGGCCCGGGCCGATGTGCCGGGGCCGGTGCAGGCGTTCATGGACAAGGGCGCGGACTTCGTCGTCGAGAAGGACCTGGGCGCACTCGTCCGAGGCATGAACGCGCTCACCAAGGAGCCGCTCATCGACGAGGCCGCGCTGCGGCGCGAGATCACTTCGCGCGACCGGGAGATCGCCAACCCGTTCACCAAGGACCTCCAGGTGACGGCGGTCCGCGGCGCCCGCGCCTACCTCGGCGACAAGCTGATCCGCACGGCCACCCCGCACCGCATCCTCGACCCCAAGGCCGGGCCGCTCATCGCCGTGCGCCTCAACATCCTCACCCGCAAGACACTCGGCGGCCTGGAGACCGACCTCTCGTCCCGCGTGCTGACCGAGGGCGGCGACCCGCTGTCCGGGGTCTACGCGGCGGGGGAGGCGGCCGGGTTCGGTGGCGGCGGAGTGCACGGCTACCGGTCCCTGGAGGGCACGTTCCTCGGCGGTTGCCTTTTCTCCGGGCGTACGGCCGGGCGGGCCGCGGCGAAGGCCGTGAACTGACGGGGCCCCGGCGGGCGGTGACGACCGGTCGAACGGCGGGACCAACTCACGGTACCCGGCGGTAGTTTGAGGCGTGTCTGCAACCAAGCAGGCCTTGACGTGAACCCTTGGTGGAGGGTTGGCTGTCCGTGATCGACCGCTGACAAAACCAGTCATCGGTGAATGTCAACCGGTTGCACAAAACAGACACTGAATTAGCGCGTCGTGTGAGGAAGTTCCCGCGGTGTCTCCACCCCCTCCACCCCTCGGCCGCGCCCGCAAGCGCGCGGCCCAGGCCTTCGACGCCGCACTGGACGACGCCGAACTCGTTGCCGCCCGTGCCGCGTTGGCCCAGGGCCGGTGGACCGCCGTACGTGCCCTGCTGGTCGAGACCGGCGACGACTGGGACCGTCGCGGGCACCGCGTCACGACGCTCGCGCGGGAGAGCGGCACGCTGGCCTGGGCCCGCGACTGGCAGCTCGCCGAACCCGAGTCGGGGGACGCCGCGGTGCTGCTCGCCGTCGCCACCGTCCAACGCGCCCTGAACGGCAAGGACAAGCCCACCAGGGCGCGTGAGGCATGCCGCAGCGCGGCGGCGGCTCTGCCCGCCGACCCCACGCCCTGGCTCGGACTGCTGATGCTGGAGCGTGTCCTCGGCGCCGAGCAGGACGTGGTCCAGCTCTTCGACGAGGTCCGGCACCGGTTCCCCGACCACCACCACGCCCACCACCTGATGGTGGCCCGGCTGGCCGAGCGGCGCCCCGACGCCGGGCAGGACCCGCTGCACGAGGTCTACGACTTCGCGACCTGGTCCGCCGAACAGGCCCCCGCCGACTCGCCGCTGGCGATCCTGCCCGTCGTCGCGCACGCCGAGCGCTACCGGGTGCTGGCCGCCGCTGGCAGTGAACCCGCCGACCCCGTGGCGTCCGGGCACTGGGTCGGCCGGCGGGCTCGGCAGGTGATGAAGACGGCCTTCGACTGGTGGCTGGAGTGGGAGCGCGACGACCATCCGCGCAGCCAGCTCGACCTCAACTTCCTCGCCCACGCCAAGTTCTGCGAGGGCCGGGGCGCCGAGGCGGCCGCCCTGTTCCACCGCATCGGATCGCACGCGACCCCGGTGCCGTGGTCGTACCCCGACCGAGACCCGCACAAGGCCTTCCGTGCCGCACGCGACAGCGTGCTCGGCACGGTCTGAACAAACGCCCCAGTACATCGCAGCCACCGAAGCCCCCGAAGCCCCCGAAGCCCCCGAAGCCCCCCCGAAAGGACAACCCCGCCATGACGACGGGCAGTTCGCATACCTCAAGTGCGTCGAGCAAGAGCAGACCGACCGCCGCGGACAGCGGCATCAGTACCTTCAAGGGCCAGGACCGCGCGCTGCGCTCCGACCGGCTCGGCACGGGGGGCCTGCTGCTCTCCGTGCTCGCGGCGACCGCCCCCCTCATGGTGGTCGCGGGTGTCATGCCCACTACATTCGCGGTGATGGGCATCGTCGGCCAGCCACTGCTCTTCGTCCTGCTCGGCGTCGTGCTCGTCCTCTTCAGCGTCGGGTACGCCGAGATGAGCCGCCACGTCCACAACGCGGGCGCCTTCTACGCGTACATCTCCCGGGGACTCGGCGGCATGGCGGGCTCGGGGGCCGCGGCCGTCGCGCTCGTCGCGTACAACGCGCTCCAGATCGGCATCTACGGCATCTTCGGCTTCGAGGTGTCCGGCCTGTTCGCCACCTACCTCGACGTCGAAGTCGCCTGGTGGATACCGGCTTTGGCGGCCGCGCTCCTCGTCGGCGCACTCGGCTGGCTGAAGATCGACGTCAACGCGCGCGTGCTCGGGGTGCTGCTGCTCATCGAGGTCGCGCTCGTCGTCATCTTCGACATCGCGGCCGTCGCCGACCCCGCCAAGGAAGGCCTGTCGCTGCACGCCTTCAACCCGGACACCCTCACGGGAGCGGGCCTCGGCACCGCCCTGTGCTTCTGCATCGCCGCGTTCCTCGGCTTCGAACAGGCCCCGGTGTACGCGGAGGAGACCAGCCGGCCGCACATCCTGGTCCCGCGCGTGATGTTCCTCGCCATCGGCTTCGTCGCCGTGTTCTTCGCGCTCAGCTCCTGGGCGCTGACCGTCGCCGCGGGCCCCTCCGGGATCGTGGGCGCCGCCCAGAAGCAGAGCGCCGGGCTGCTCTTCTACCTCACCGAGTCACGGCTCGGCGGGACGTTCACCGACGTGCTCCACATCCTGTTCGTGACCGGCATGTTCGCCGCGATGCTCAGCTTCCACAACGTCGTCGCCCGGTACGCCTTCGCCATGGGCCGGGAAGGCCTGCTGCCCTCCGTCTTCGGCCGGACCACCGGCGCGAGCGGCGCACCCGGCACGGGTTCGCTGCTCCAGTCCGTCGTCGCCGTGGTGGTCGTGGCCGCCTTCGCCGTCGCCGACGACAAGCCGGTCGGCG of the Streptomyces aurantiacus genome contains:
- a CDS encoding APC family permease, which gives rise to MTTGSSHTSSASSKSRPTAADSGISTFKGQDRALRSDRLGTGGLLLSVLAATAPLMVVAGVMPTTFAVMGIVGQPLLFVLLGVVLVLFSVGYAEMSRHVHNAGAFYAYISRGLGGMAGSGAAAVALVAYNALQIGIYGIFGFEVSGLFATYLDVEVAWWIPALAAALLVGALGWLKIDVNARVLGVLLLIEVALVVIFDIAAVADPAKEGLSLHAFNPDTLTGAGLGTALCFCIAAFLGFEQAPVYAEETSRPHILVPRVMFLAIGFVAVFFALSSWALTVAAGPSGIVGAAQKQSAGLLFYLTESRLGGTFTDVLHILFVTGMFAAMLSFHNVVARYAFAMGREGLLPSVFGRTTGASGAPGTGSLLQSVVAVVVVAAFAVADDKPVGDPTAPVLQLFTWMGNVGALGVIVLMAAASLSVIVFFARRGAAGAQAWRLACSVIAGISLLVIAVYTVKDFDVLVGAGPGSSLSWVLPGIIVLAAAAGVLQGLFLRARKPEAYAGIGLGNEAFQLDKAAGPGA
- a CDS encoding DUF202 domain-containing protein, with product MTAGPLESGGRDPGLQPERTRLAWRRTTLAATVVAVLAGKSALHEGPSATAIVVCALCCGLWLGFLAVAHRRIRTLSEGVPPAAFTPRHASTAALCTIALALCAVALVL
- a CDS encoding phosphotransferase family protein, translated to MSADHPPGLDLDRLRRLLDGERPGLVHGPLTGRLIEGGRSNLTYAVTDGTAKWVVRRPPLGHVLATAHDMKREHRVISALHPTAVPVPRTRLLCEDVDVLGAPFYVMDFVEGTPYRTAEQLAPLGPERTRGAVLGLVDTLVELHAVDPAEVGLADFGRPEGFLDRQLRRWGKQLDASRNRELAGIDELHAALGRDLPHSPTATVVHGDYRLDNVLIGEDDEIKAILDWEMSTLGDPLTDLGLLVMYSMPLGLPDSPVSTTATAAGHPEPAELIERYAARSGRDVSAVAWYTAFAWFKLAVILEGIHYRYTLGQTVGAGFDRIGDLVPVFIEHGLTTLQEG
- a CDS encoding NUDIX hydrolase, whose translation is MSSADEILDVVDEHDVVVGRARRGDVYARGLRHRCAFIQVKDAAGRLFVHRRTPDKLVFPSLYDMFVGGVVGAGESYDDAALREAEEELGVRGLARPEFLFKFLYEDGAGRSWWSAVYEVRCPVPVSPQVEEVAWHAFLPEAEVRERLTEWEWVPDGLAAYERLRALRETG
- a CDS encoding YidH family protein; translated protein: MIHFVQTVRLWFAPERIKEEGGTPDYRFSLANERTFLAWLRTSLALIGGGFAVDQFLPDLRWAWRAGLALGLLAAGVLCALRSVNHWVRCERAMRRGEDLPVSRFPALLSIGVALVAVAMIVVVLVGWEG
- a CDS encoding FAD-binding dehydrogenase, whose amino-acid sequence is MAYDADVIVIGAGLAGLAATAELVDAGRKVILLDQEPEQSIGGQAHWSFGGLFFVNSPEQRRMRIKDSHALALQDWMGTAGFDRAEDHWPRRWAEAYVDFAAGEKRSWLHKQGVRWFPVVGWAERGGYDANGHGNSVPRFHITWGTGPGLVAPFERRVREGVARGLVQLKFRHRVTGLSRSAGTVDTVSGEVLEPSGVERGRASSRTVAGAFEFRAQAVIVTSGGIGGNHELVRANWPERLGNPPERMISGVPAHVDGEMLAIAEGSGARLINRDRMWHYTEGIQNWNPIWENHGIRILPGPSSLWLDARGNRLPVPLFPGFDTLGTLEHIMRTGYDYTWFVLDQKIIGKEFALSGSEQNPDLTGKSVKGVFQRARADVPGPVQAFMDKGADFVVEKDLGALVRGMNALTKEPLIDEAALRREITSRDREIANPFTKDLQVTAVRGARAYLGDKLIRTATPHRILDPKAGPLIAVRLNILTRKTLGGLETDLSSRVLTEGGDPLSGVYAAGEAAGFGGGGVHGYRSLEGTFLGGCLFSGRTAGRAAAKAVN